In Terriglobales bacterium, a single genomic region encodes these proteins:
- a CDS encoding OmpA family protein, whose translation MIEIKRLRARPWVAFVCVALFCFLPGCAKKNAGEEAGTPVQSGASGQPSSTAGQAGASSQTGTAESTQQHEISLVALSAGAYIVKRPSEWMDSESAYALLDENPRSKWATARGTTSPQTIVIALPEKTLLKTIAFDNQSTDSQFTGCGAKDISVEMSDASENDGFQKIAEVSLKEGTDDQRFPVSAEVPGRWVRLTVKNNHSSDPDNTIELNEFRAYGTQLTHTPMPDLSGTYDFDFTGGFHVKQEGTFLTGCYESREGLIKGGVEGHIGKFTWFEKSGYEIKEMGSAIMVLPPDGKQAIGVWWEGMNTDNSERILIGPKKSSDIGSCAHWAGGLEQQLIKDLEQFGRARVYGINFDTDSDQLKAESKPTLDKIASILKAKPDWKITIEGHTDSTSTPQHNQDLSEKRAATVKSYLQSAGINPSRMNTAGYGATKPVASNDTEIGRAQNRRVELMKQ comes from the coding sequence GTGATTGAGATAAAGAGATTGCGGGCCCGGCCATGGGTCGCATTCGTTTGTGTTGCTTTGTTTTGTTTCCTGCCTGGCTGCGCGAAGAAAAACGCAGGGGAAGAGGCCGGCACCCCAGTGCAAAGCGGTGCGTCTGGGCAGCCTTCCTCAACCGCCGGTCAAGCGGGCGCTTCATCGCAGACCGGGACGGCAGAGAGCACACAACAGCACGAAATCAGCCTGGTCGCGCTTTCCGCCGGCGCATATATCGTGAAGAGACCAAGCGAATGGATGGATTCCGAGTCTGCCTACGCGCTGTTGGACGAAAATCCGCGGAGTAAGTGGGCAACGGCCCGCGGAACGACCAGTCCGCAGACCATCGTCATTGCTCTTCCCGAGAAGACGCTACTAAAGACCATTGCATTTGATAATCAATCGACTGATTCCCAGTTCACAGGGTGCGGCGCAAAAGACATCAGCGTCGAGATGTCAGACGCCAGTGAGAATGACGGGTTTCAGAAGATCGCCGAGGTTTCGCTGAAAGAAGGCACAGATGACCAGCGCTTCCCGGTGTCGGCAGAGGTCCCGGGACGCTGGGTGCGCCTGACGGTTAAGAACAATCACAGCTCCGATCCTGACAACACAATCGAACTCAACGAGTTCCGCGCCTACGGAACACAGCTCACGCACACGCCCATGCCCGATCTCAGCGGCACCTATGATTTCGATTTTACCGGCGGTTTTCATGTGAAACAGGAGGGAACATTCCTCACCGGCTGTTACGAAAGCCGCGAGGGCCTGATCAAAGGCGGCGTCGAAGGCCACATCGGGAAATTTACATGGTTTGAAAAGAGCGGTTACGAGATCAAGGAGATGGGTTCGGCAATCATGGTGCTCCCCCCTGACGGCAAGCAGGCCATCGGTGTGTGGTGGGAGGGAATGAATACCGATAACAGCGAACGGATCTTGATTGGTCCCAAAAAGAGCAGCGATATCGGTTCCTGTGCGCACTGGGCGGGCGGCCTGGAGCAACAGTTGATCAAAGACCTGGAGCAGTTTGGGCGAGCCCGTGTCTATGGCATTAACTTCGATACCGACTCCGATCAACTCAAGGCGGAATCCAAACCGACGCTCGATAAAATCGCGTCTATCTTAAAGGCGAAGCCGGATTGGAAGATCACCATCGAGGGACATACGGACTCAACCTCCACGCCACAGCACAACCAGGACCTTTCGGAAAAGCGGGCTGCGACAGTCAAGAGCTATCTGCAATCGGCAGGAATCAATCCATCGCGAATGAACACGGCAGGATATGGCGCCACCAAGCCCGTCGCCAGCAACGATACTGAAATCGGCCGGGCCCAGAACCGGCGCGTGGAACTCATGAAGCAATAA
- a CDS encoding MgtC/SapB family protein, with amino-acid sequence MDLIHFLLYLFAAFLLGSAIGAERQWHQRMAGLRTNALVSTGAALFVTISRLLPTGAGSLQIAAQVVSGIGFLGAGVIMREGLSVRGLNTAATLWCSAAVGSLCGFGYLREAAIGASAVLLANIGLRPIALKIDRQPTGANGSETLYLFRLTCRSDSEGHVRALLLHAVQALPMALQALQSEDVDPAGKVEVRATLLSSGRQDALLEQIVGRLSLESGITAVSWEVVGGEAE; translated from the coding sequence ATGGATTTGATCCACTTTCTCTTGTATCTTTTTGCCGCATTTCTTCTGGGGTCCGCCATTGGCGCGGAGAGGCAGTGGCACCAGAGGATGGCAGGACTGCGCACCAACGCGCTCGTCTCTACCGGGGCGGCGTTGTTCGTGACCATCTCGCGTCTTTTGCCGACTGGTGCCGGCTCGTTGCAGATAGCCGCCCAGGTCGTCTCTGGCATCGGCTTTCTTGGTGCAGGCGTGATCATGCGTGAAGGCTTGAGCGTGCGCGGGCTGAATACTGCAGCTACTCTGTGGTGCTCTGCCGCGGTGGGCTCGCTGTGTGGCTTCGGTTATCTGCGGGAGGCAGCGATTGGGGCCTCAGCGGTGCTGCTCGCCAACATCGGCTTGCGCCCCATCGCTCTCAAGATTGACCGCCAGCCTACGGGTGCAAACGGCTCCGAGACCCTATACCTGTTTCGCCTCACCTGCCGCAGCGATAGTGAAGGACATGTCCGCGCCCTTTTGCTGCACGCAGTTCAGGCGCTGCCCATGGCCTTGCAGGCTTTGCAGAGTGAAGATGTTGATCCCGCCGGCAAGGTCGAGGTCCGCGCGACATTGTTGAGCAGCGGCCGTCAAGATGCTTTGCTGGAGCAGATTGTTGGCCGGCTCAGCCTGGAGTCTGGCATCACCGCCGTTAGCTGGGAGGTGGTTGGCGGGGAAGCAGAGTAA
- a CDS encoding Nramp family divalent metal transporter encodes MTEPTLQEPGKVTKVYRKVFKKRPFFSLMQFRLLAFFAVLGPGFITANVDNDPGGILTYSQAGAKFGYTLLWTLIPTTIALMVVQEMAARMGVITGKGLSDLIRENFGIRAAAFTILVLGIADFGNIVAEFAGLATGMGIFDVSKYLVVPAGAALVWAVVVKGSYKPVERILILFSLIYFAYPISAFYAHPDWHKALHDTIVPTFSRNSEYLVMVVGLVGTTITPWMQFYLQASVVEKEIPKDKYHLCRLDVFLGCIITDVIAFFIVVACAATLHVKGLHDITDASQAARALAPLAGKFAALLFTVGLVNASLLSAAILPLATAYNICEGLGVESGVNKKFSEAPVFYWLYTLLIAGGAGVVLIPRLPLIKVIIFSQVANGILLPFVLVYMLILVNKRELMGEHKNSVFANVIAWSTSVVMILLTIGLIWTTVTG; translated from the coding sequence ATGACTGAGCCCACGTTACAGGAACCCGGAAAAGTCACTAAGGTTTACAGAAAGGTCTTCAAAAAAAGACCGTTCTTCAGCCTGATGCAGTTCCGTCTGCTGGCTTTTTTTGCGGTCCTGGGTCCCGGATTTATCACCGCCAACGTGGATAACGATCCAGGTGGCATCCTTACCTATTCCCAGGCGGGAGCGAAGTTCGGCTATACGCTTCTCTGGACCCTGATTCCCACCACCATTGCGCTGATGGTCGTGCAGGAAATGGCTGCGCGCATGGGAGTGATTACCGGCAAAGGACTCTCTGACCTGATCCGGGAGAATTTCGGAATACGTGCGGCTGCATTCACAATCCTGGTCCTGGGCATTGCGGATTTCGGGAACATTGTTGCTGAGTTTGCCGGTCTGGCCACCGGCATGGGCATTTTTGATGTGAGCAAGTATCTGGTAGTTCCCGCTGGTGCGGCCCTGGTCTGGGCGGTGGTGGTCAAGGGCAGTTACAAGCCGGTCGAGCGTATTTTGATTTTGTTCTCGCTGATTTATTTTGCCTATCCTATATCGGCTTTCTATGCGCATCCCGATTGGCACAAGGCGCTGCACGATACCATTGTTCCCACGTTCAGCCGCAACTCCGAGTATCTGGTGATGGTGGTTGGCCTGGTGGGCACGACCATCACCCCATGGATGCAGTTTTATCTGCAGGCCTCGGTGGTGGAAAAAGAAATCCCGAAAGACAAATACCATCTGTGCCGTCTCGACGTTTTCCTGGGCTGCATCATCACCGACGTGATTGCCTTTTTTATTGTTGTGGCCTGCGCCGCGACATTGCACGTCAAGGGCCTACACGACATCACGGACGCCAGCCAGGCAGCTAGAGCCTTAGCTCCTCTGGCGGGCAAATTTGCCGCACTCCTGTTTACCGTCGGCTTAGTCAATGCTTCACTGCTCTCGGCAGCCATCCTTCCACTGGCCACCGCCTACAACATTTGTGAAGGTTTGGGAGTGGAATCTGGGGTCAACAAGAAATTCTCGGAAGCGCCGGTCTTCTACTGGCTATATACGCTGTTGATTGCCGGCGGAGCAGGAGTTGTCCTGATTCCCAGGTTGCCGCTCATCAAGGTCATCATTTTTTCCCAGGTCGCCAACGGAATTCTTTTGCCTTTCGTGCTGGTTTACATGCTGATTCTCGTCAACAAGCGCGAACTAATGGGTGAGCATAAGAATTCCGTCTTCGCCAACGTAATTGCCTGGAGCACAAGTGTCGTCATGATCTTACTTACGATTGGCCTTATCTGGACAACCGTTACGGGCTGA
- a CDS encoding carbohydrate porin: MPSQDSKQEKSADPSDPPTIFGHSKPDWLWVSGQANIIWQGHFAFHAPYSAPGSLRPKGELTNSRVFTLYTGVRLAKGTEFLFDIESAEGRGISDALGLAGFTDLDVVRNPALGAAPYIARMMLHQVIPLSSKMVESERGPFSLATELPERRLEINAGKISVVDWFDTNSVANSSHDQFLNWTIDNNGGYDYAADTRGYTYGVRVEYQDRDWALRFAEALMPKIANGIDLDWNLRLARAENIEFELRRSALPRRAAVFRFLTYVNHANMGSYQEAIGAFLAGKDPVPDVTAHRRKGRIKYGFGISADQEVSTDMRVFGRWGWNEGNNESFAYTEVNETILLGADYKGIPWGRKFDRVGLAFVSNGISKAHQQYLKLGGQGFLLGDGNLNYGRENITEVYYNLHLWRGIFSSPELQYVVNPGYNRDRGPVVVPALRMHVDF; the protein is encoded by the coding sequence GTGCCAAGTCAAGATTCAAAGCAAGAGAAGAGCGCCGATCCCAGCGATCCCCCTACGATCTTTGGGCACTCCAAGCCTGACTGGCTATGGGTTTCCGGACAGGCCAACATCATCTGGCAAGGACATTTCGCCTTTCACGCGCCTTATTCCGCGCCGGGCAGCCTGAGACCCAAAGGCGAACTCACCAATTCTCGCGTTTTCACTCTGTACACGGGAGTGCGCCTCGCCAAGGGAACTGAATTTCTCTTCGACATTGAAAGTGCCGAAGGACGAGGAATCAGCGACGCTCTGGGACTGGCCGGCTTTACCGATCTCGATGTGGTTCGTAACCCTGCGTTGGGTGCTGCTCCGTATATTGCGCGCATGATGCTGCATCAGGTCATTCCTCTCAGCTCCAAGATGGTTGAGTCGGAGCGCGGGCCATTTTCTCTGGCCACGGAATTGCCGGAGCGCCGCCTTGAAATCAATGCCGGGAAAATAAGCGTCGTTGATTGGTTCGACACCAATTCTGTCGCCAATAGCAGCCATGATCAATTTTTGAACTGGACGATTGACAACAACGGTGGCTACGACTACGCCGCTGATACGCGCGGCTACACCTACGGAGTTCGCGTGGAATATCAGGACCGAGATTGGGCGCTGCGCTTTGCTGAGGCGCTCATGCCAAAAATTGCCAACGGCATTGATCTCGATTGGAACCTACGCCTCGCCCGCGCGGAAAATATCGAATTCGAACTGCGGCGTTCGGCTCTCCCCAGACGGGCGGCAGTATTTCGCTTTTTGACGTATGTGAATCATGCCAACATGGGCAGCTATCAGGAAGCCATCGGCGCCTTTCTGGCAGGGAAGGATCCGGTGCCCGATGTTACTGCGCACCGTCGCAAGGGGCGTATCAAGTACGGCTTTGGTATCAGTGCTGACCAGGAAGTTTCCACTGATATGCGCGTCTTTGGACGTTGGGGCTGGAACGAAGGCAACAACGAATCCTTTGCTTATACCGAGGTCAATGAGACTATCCTGTTGGGCGCCGACTATAAAGGCATTCCCTGGGGACGCAAGTTTGACCGGGTGGGGCTGGCCTTTGTGAGCAATGGCATCTCGAAGGCGCATCAGCAATATCTGAAGCTGGGTGGTCAGGGGTTTTTGTTGGGAGACGGAAATCTGAATTACGGACGCGAAAATATCACTGAGGTCTATTACAATCTTCACCTTTGGCGCGGGATATTCAGCTCACCTGAGCTGCAATACGTTGTTAATCCCGGCTATAACCGCGATCGTGGCCCAGTTGTAGTTCCCGCATTGCGGATGCACGTAGATTTTTAA